Proteins encoded within one genomic window of Anopheles gambiae chromosome 3, idAnoGambNW_F1_1, whole genome shotgun sequence:
- the LOC1279871 gene encoding membrane protein BRI3 encodes MASQKFSNEPPSYDQVIADSYHSNYATSNGNGGAQPSAPPTVAASAASAAPSASYPRQEYVQQQPIATTHTYVTPMVGSVPYYGAMDGGNKGPVPIVPQVTIQTVPPQRAEIINHQIIVVNGCPVCRIGMLEDDYSCLGIFCAIFFFPLGILACLALRNRRCTNCGVQF; translated from the exons ATGGcttcgcaaaagttttccaaCGAGCCGCCATCGTACGATCAAGTCATAGCGGATAGCTATCATTCGAACTATG caacgAGCAACGGGAACGGAGGAGCACAGCCTTCCGCTCCACCCACAGTAGCTGCTTCTGCGGCTTCAGCAGCCCCGTCGGCTTCCTACCCAAGACAGGAGTACGTTCAGCAGCAACCCATCGCGACCACCCATACGTACGTGACGCCGATGGTCGGATCGGTTCCGTACTACGGCGCCATGGACGGGGGAAACAAGGGCCCGGTACCGATCGTACCGCAGGTAACCATACAAACCGTACCGCCCCAGCGGGCGGAAATCATCAACCACCAGATCATTGTCGTGAACGGGTGCCCGGTGTGCCGCATCGGCATGCTGGAGGACGACTATTCCTGTCTGGGAATATTCTGTgccatcttcttcttcccaCTGGGCATACTGGCCTGTCTGGCGCTGCGCAATCGGCGCTGCACGAACTGTGGCGTACAGTTCTAA